The window TTTCAAGCTCTTAAACCGAATCTGGGTTCCTGTTCTCTTTTTCCGGTCGGTTTTCTGCATAATCCACAGGTTCAAAAGGAAGCTGGGGTTAAAGCCCCAGTTTTTGTACTATTTTTTCTATTTCTACTGCAGCAACCGAATCATCCGTGATTCCAAAGAGAGGTATGCCTTTTATGTCCATTTCCTCGATTTTCGGGTCGAGAGGGATCACACCTATCAGGTTAAGTTTCAGGTCCCCGGCCAGTCTGACAATCTCTTGACGGTTTGCATCTGTAACTTTGTTTGCAACAACGTGAATTCTGCCAACATTTGAATCCAGTTCACTCACAAGTTCACGAATCCTTTCGGCAGTCTGAAATCCCCTGCGTGAGGCGTCAGTTACAACAATAAGGTCATCAATGTCCCGGAGAATCTTTCGACTGAAATGCTCAAGCCCGGCTTCCGCATCAATGACAACTAAATCATAATTCACGATCAGTTTGTCCATGATGCCACGGAGGAGGTTGTTTACGTAACAGTAACAGCCTGTACCTTCAGGCCTGCCCATTACCAGCAGGTCATATCCCGGCATTTCTTCAATGATCTCATAGACTTTACTTTTGAGAATGGATTCCTTGTTCATATCGGGGTTGTCAGGCCTTGGTTTTTTGATTTCAGCTTGCAAGGACTCCTTTGCGTCCCCTACGGTTTTTACGTTCTCACAGCCAAGGGTTTCGGGCAGGTTAGTGTCTGCATCTGCATCAACTGCCAGTAACAATTTCCCTTTTTTTGAAAGGTAGCGGATCATAAGAGCCGCTACCGCTGTTTTACCAGTCCCACCTTTTCCCGTTATTGCAATTACTTTTGTCACAGAATACCCCTTTTGGATTGTTTTTCGGTTTTAGGCGATTGCCTTTCGTCACTCAGTTATTTCTTTTCCTTCTTCTCGCTGATGATCATCTTTTCAATGGTGATCTTTGCGTTCTTGAAGGTCAGCTTTATTCCACTACCTGAACCGCCGGACATCATTGGCATTGCAGGCATCTGGAAGCCCGCTGCAGGCATCATCATTGGGGATGCTGCAACAGCTACTTCCTCTTCTTCTTCCTCTTCTTCTTCCTCTTCTGCCGCAGCTACCCAGGTGGCAACTACGGGATGTTTCTTCTCCTGAAGGAAGGCTTTCAGAGATTCGATATCAGTTGCATCGTTCTCAGTTGCGATCTTGTCCTTCAGATCGGCAGGAATTGCTTCATCGATCTTCGCTTTGAGGTTGGAGGGGAGCCATACTACTCTGTTCCAGCCGCCGTCAGCCTGGATGAACTTCGGGGAGTAGAAGTAGTTGACACCAATGCCGAGGAAACCTACTATCTGCTTTCCGCCACCGGTCTGACCGGCCATTGTGGAGAAACCGATGCCGTTAGGGGACATTCCCTGGTATTCTCTGTCTACCCAGCCGATACCGTCGACTTCAGGGACATAGAACCCGACTACTTCAAAGCAGCCGCAGGATGTGTGCGGGCAGTCGAAGAAGGAGTGGAGTTTGATCTTGCTGAATTCGCCGCTTGAAAGCTTCATGGCGATCTCGTTGACACCGGAGTATTCACCTGTAACGGCATCGAGAAGTTCGCCCTTGGCAATTTCAAACTGTGGACCATCAGGGTCGACTTTTGCTGCTGCACGGCCATCGAACCAGTTAATTGCACCACAGAGGGAGATCCTGTCCGGGGAAACCACACAGACGTTGGTAGGAGCAAAGGACTGACAGAGGGTACATCCGTAGAAGACGTCCACATCCTCGTCGTGGAGATCCTTTGTCCTGGCGTCTCTTGCCTTGAAGATTTCCTTTGCCAATTCCATCTGCTTCTCGACTTCAGCTTTCTCGGTGTAGAATGTCACCTGCATCTTCTCGATAAAGGGCAGTTCTGTCTTGAAGAGCATCATGACGGCCTTTCCGAAGGGCTCGAAGGAGTCCATCTTTCCAGCTGTGTCCTTGGAAACTCTCATCCAGACATCGTACCTCTGGTTCAGGTGCATAATGCCCTGGCAGTAGTTGATGAAGTCGTGGACACGCCTTTCGACAACAGATTCAAGGTCTTGCTCGACAAGCTCTCCGCCGATGTTGAAGATCATTGCCCAGGGATAGGTCTTGCCCTCTTCCATGTCCTTGAGATCTGGACCGACAATTGTGACTTTGTCGTCTTCAATTGCATCCATATCTGCTGCCCTTACAAGTTCGAGACCAAGGGATTTTGGACCCCCGAGCTCGACAAACATTCCTTCCTTTCTTACTCTTTCTCCTTCAAACATTGGGGAAATCTCGAATGGGTAATCTGCCATTGTGTTTTCGCCTCCTAAATCAAATTATAACAAGTCAATCAATTCATCCAGGGCAACAAAGTGTTCTTCCCTGCTTATGGTCCCGAAGGACATTGTTGCGTTCTGGACGTAGTCTTTACCGATTGAAATTGATTTTACTTTGGAAAAGTTCTTGGTTCCGGACAGTACCTGGTTGATGTAGTACTTCTTGAATTCCAGGACGATTATGGTGTCGTAGTTACCTTTTCCGTCAAGTCCGGGCCATGCGGGATCGGTTAAGTAGAATCCGAGCTGGTGCACATTGATGTACTTGGCATTTACGTCCTTGTCTAAAAATCCATGAAGGGAGCTTCCGGTAGCTGCAATTGGAAGGTTTGCCTTCTTGGCAATCTTAACTGCACGGTCCAGAATTTCTGGTCTAAGAACTCCGGTTCCGACCACAAGAAGTGGTCTCTTTGCCTTGGAGATCATCTTGGCTGCCATGTCAGGGTTGATTGCCTTTGAGGTGGTCACCCCGTAGCTGGTAAAGAGCTTGGTGTTCTTTGTAGTGTCAACCATTTTCAGGCCCCCTTGCAGAGTCTCTTGAGGTTAGTAGGCTGTGCCGAGACGTCGAACTTGATCTTCGGACCGGAGATAATCTTTTTCCTCTTCCAGTCGATTTCCCAACCGTACTCTCCTTCGAGTTTCTTCATGAGGTCCGCACGCTTGGCGAGTGGCAGGTCGGCTTCGGTCCTGATGAACTTCCACCAGTCATCGGGCATTCCGCCGATATACTTCTCGTGGAGCTCCATCCAGTGGGTCAGTTTGATAGACCTACCCATACTGTTGTCGGATGGGCGGATGCAGGCTTTTGCCATCATTGGGATTGCTTCTTGCCAGGTCTCTGCGGTGATCAGGAGGAATTCCGGTGCTGGAGGGATATTCATCTCTTCGCCGTTTCTGGCGTCGTAGACCTTCCACTTCTCATCATCATAGTTCTTTGCGATCAGGGCTCTCCTGTACTTGGAACTGTGAGGACCAAGCACTGCCGGGATCCCATAGATGTTACATCCGGTTCCTATTGAAGCTGCTTTCTGAGAGAACGCACCCCATGCAAGACCACAGGCACCAACACGGTTCAGGACATAGTCTGCGATTTCCGCGAGGTTGCCTCCCATTGTTCTGCCACCAAAGATACCGGCGACTTTTTGGGCGGCTCCGGTGATGTGAGCGTTTGAGACACAGGACCCTATGTTAACCAGTCCACCAGACTGGAATCCACCGGGGAACCTCTCATA is drawn from Methanosarcina lacustris Z-7289 and contains these coding sequences:
- a CDS encoding carbon monoxide dehydrogenase accessory protein CooC, with translation MTKVIAITGKGGTGKTAVAALMIRYLSKKGKLLLAVDADADTNLPETLGCENVKTVGDAKESLQAEIKKPRPDNPDMNKESILKSKVYEIIEEMPGYDLLVMGRPEGTGCYCYVNNLLRGIMDKLIVNYDLVVIDAEAGLEHFSRKILRDIDDLIVVTDASRRGFQTAERIRELVSELDSNVGRIHVVANKVTDANRQEIVRLAGDLKLNLIGVIPLDPKIEEMDIKGIPLFGITDDSVAAVEIEKIVQKLGL
- the cdhC gene encoding CO dehydrogenase/CO-methylating acetyl-CoA synthase complex subunit beta; amino-acid sequence: MADYPFEISPMFEGERVRKEGMFVELGGPKSLGLELVRAADMDAIEDDKVTIVGPDLKDMEEGKTYPWAMIFNIGGELVEQDLESVVERRVHDFINYCQGIMHLNQRYDVWMRVSKDTAGKMDSFEPFGKAVMMLFKTELPFIEKMQVTFYTEKAEVEKQMELAKEIFKARDARTKDLHDEDVDVFYGCTLCQSFAPTNVCVVSPDRISLCGAINWFDGRAAAKVDPDGPQFEIAKGELLDAVTGEYSGVNEIAMKLSSGEFSKIKLHSFFDCPHTSCGCFEVVGFYVPEVDGIGWVDREYQGMSPNGIGFSTMAGQTGGGKQIVGFLGIGVNYFYSPKFIQADGGWNRVVWLPSNLKAKIDEAIPADLKDKIATENDATDIESLKAFLQEKKHPVVATWVAAAEEEEEEEEEEEVAVAASPMMMPAAGFQMPAMPMMSGGSGSGIKLTFKNAKITIEKMIISEKKEKK
- the cdhB gene encoding CO dehydrogenase/acetyl-CoA synthase complex subunit epsilon, whose amino-acid sequence is MVDTTKNTKLFTSYGVTTSKAINPDMAAKMISKAKRPLLVVGTGVLRPEILDRAVKIAKKANLPIAATGSSLHGFLDKDVNAKYINVHQLGFYLTDPAWPGLDGKGNYDTIIVLEFKKYYINQVLSGTKNFSKVKSISIGKDYVQNATMSFGTISREEHFVALDELIDLL